The Paramisgurnus dabryanus chromosome 1, PD_genome_1.1, whole genome shotgun sequence genome includes a window with the following:
- the LOC141279853 gene encoding C-type lectin domain family 10 member A-like: MAPAWICDPDVNENATNKLVYISSWVSWYDAQRYCRQHYTDLASIQSQNEADQVKLIRGYSYTWIGAFRDTWKWSDGTNANTSLIPWMSGQPDISGKGNQPCGSIGPDGMIVDQLCSDALPFICRSYSVKQILNIGVKSSQNPNDPAVMGMILQRINQKLKDRGINVIGLKWRVQSDGNVFSPKDSAEEPGNSCSDRRYN; this comes from the exons AGAATGCAACAAACAAGTTAGTTTACATCTCTTCATGGGTTTCATGGTATGATGCTCAGAGATACTGCAGACAACATTACACAGATCTGGCCAGCATTCAAAGTCAAAATGAGGCTGACCAGGTGAAGCTGATCAGAGGTTATTCTTATACGTGGATTGGTGCCTTCAGGGACACGTGGAAGTGGTCAGATGGGACAAATGCAAATACTTCATTAATTCCTTGGATGAGTGGACAACCTGATATAAGTGGGAAAGGGAATCAACCTTGTGGATCTATAGGTCCTGATGGTATGATAGTGGATCAACTCTGCTCAGACGCCCTTCCTTTCATCTGTCGGTCCT ATTCAGTCAAACAGATTCTTAACATTGGGGTGAAATCCAGTCAGAATCCAAATGATCCTGCGGTGATGGGGATGATCTTACAGAGG ATCAATCAGAAGCTGAAGGATCGTGGGATAAATGTCATCGGATTAAAATGGAGAGTGCAGTCAGATGGAAATGTTTTCTCACCAAAAGATTCTGCCGAGGAACCTGGGAATAGTTGTTCAGACAGAAGATACAATTAG